From a single Vidua chalybeata isolate OUT-0048 unplaced genomic scaffold, bVidCha1 merged haplotype scaffold_338_ctg1, whole genome shotgun sequence genomic region:
- the LOC128783410 gene encoding endogenous retrovirus group K member 6 Pro protein-like encodes MALTNANPETKKILRALPQDPEPTIAKMVEACTKAASMEQTVAFAGKNISLDLMADTGADVTIVPQAEWPRDWELVSPCGTISGVGGAVNSRRSKHLVCVEGPEGQIATIRPFVVAANIKLLGRDVLSQWGACLDIPSPAWDF; translated from the exons ATGGCCTTGACCAACGCTAACCCGGAGACAAAGAAGATCCTGCGAGCTCTCCCCCAGGATCCGGAGCCGACCATCGCCAAGATGGTCGAGGCGTGCACAAAAGCGGCATCGATGGAGCAGACTGTGGCGTTTGCG gggaaaaacatttcgttggacctgatggcagacaccggTGCGGACGTTACCATCGTCCCTCAGGCAGAGTGGCCGCGCGACTGGGAGTTagtgtccccttgtggcacaatctccggCGTGGGAGGAGCCGTCAATTCCCGACGCAGTAAGCACCTCGTGTGTGTAGAGGGGCCGGAGGGCCAGATTGCCACAATTCGGCCTTTTGTAGTTGCAGCCAATATCAAATTATTAGGCAGGGACGTGTTGTCCCAATGGGGTGCCTGtctcgacatccctagccctgcgtgggatttttag